A genomic segment from Coccinella septempunctata chromosome 3, icCocSept1.1, whole genome shotgun sequence encodes:
- the LOC123310164 gene encoding proton channel OtopLc isoform X3 — MNFLAMEQNHHRLAVDNDRQSSLPTSRRPSAILAALRRPSQAFALSAVQAFMSQRRNMAGLLNNHGNHPSTNDYEKEDIILNKEQGNDAVTTILSAFYAKLLVVLGMAFPITEILSKEVTTSFYQGFYLYLYVGSISFLIVIYTTVAKEKAVNSLLNSFQNNANMESNSVRISSNQSKRYGSFYLRLGAIAFGIGSMVYSGLEFVRYFEAKHYAKCDTNVLHAITPAARTLLTLLQMQFIFLSSKDLELRKIKNVARFGLMHMIATDLCEWLYVLVEETKHEMIHLAEQYNDTETLIHEKFCQEELVTGSLVMNSSPFLFPCTIEYSLICAVILFEMWKKMRTFTPRKSVRTSEKKSNTQKEQNTYLFNNLGGSPVNSENHITVDCSSAHKGLFAGIMVIVFTIISLIMFFVLTQDHTNSMEAKRRHILAQVEVNSVELVLYVITILATIVAMVRMRAMKYERKLKAEGQAGIGLDNTLLVVAQTGVFIYSMFSIIGNCFTSKGSITISLLAEIFSFLQTSLQTIFVLDSWWRRCSDTEQSLEKPGRELITFLIISNMALWTINSLEKNKAEFNPDQIAFFGDWAWTIITHISMPLAIFYRFHSTICLFEIWKNAYKLKSNINAPVITIN, encoded by the exons ATGAATTTTCTGGCCATGGAACAGAATCATCATAGGTTGGCCGTGGATAACGACAGACAGAGTTCCTTACCTACATCGAGAAGGCCGTCTGCTATACTTGCCGCTCTCAGAAGACCCTCACAAGCATTCGCTTTATCAGCTGTACAGGCATTCATGAGccagaggagaaatatggcggG ATTACTCAACAATCATGGAAATCATCCAAGCACCAATGATTATGAAAAAGAGGATATAATACTCAATAAAGAACAAGGAAA CGATGCCGTGACAACGATCCTATCAGCTTTCTACGCTAAGCTACTTGTCGTATTGGGGATGGCTTTTCCAATCACCGAAATATTATCGAAAGAAGTCACCACATCCTTCTACCAAGGGTTTTACCTGTATCTCTACGTAGGAAGCATAAGTTTTCTGATTGTTATCTACACAACGGTGGCTAAGGAGAAGGCTGTCAACTCTTTGTTGAATTCTTTTC AAAACAACGCTAATATGGAAAGTAACTCAGTGAGGATCAGTTCCAATCAATCGAAAAGGTATGGAAGTTTTTATCTCCGCTTAGGTGCCATTG CTTTCGGCATCGGAAGCATGGTATACTCTGGACTCGAGTTTGTGAGATACTTCGAAGCAAAACACTATGCCAAATGCGATACGAACGTTTTACATGCCATCACTCCAGCCGCAAGAACCCTTTTAACTCTCTTGCAAATGCAGTTCATTTTTCTCAGCAGTAAg GACTTAGAGttgcgaaaaataaaaaatgtggcGAGATTTGGACTAATGCACATGATTGCCACTGACCTCTGCGAATGGTTGTACGTGTTGGTTGAAGAGACCAAGCATGAGATGATCCATTTAGCAG AGCAATATAACGACACCGAGACTTTGATACATGAGAAATTCTGCCAGGAGGAATTAGTCACAGGATCTCTTGTTATGAATTCCAGCCCATTTCTCTTTCCATGCACAATTGAGTATAGTCTGATATGCGCCGTTATTCTCTTCGAGATGTGGAAGAAAATGAGGACCTTCACGCCGAGAAAATCAGTTAGGACATCCGAAAAGAAGAGTAACACACAGAAGGAGCAGAATACTTATTTGTTCA ATAATCTTGGAGGAAGTCCTGTGAACTCTGAAAACCATATTACAGTAGACTGCAGCAGCGCTCATAAAGGTCTTTTCGCTGGTATCATGGTCATAGTTTTCACCATTATATCACTAATAATGTTTTTTGTCCTCACTCAAGACCACACTAACTCGATGGAAGCAAAAAGAAGGCACATTCTTGCTCAGGTTGAGGTAAACTCTGTGGAACTAGTTCTATACGTGATTACGATATTAGCAACCATAGTTGCAATGGTTCGTATGAGAGCAATGAAGTACGAGAGAAAACTGAAGG ctGAAGGACAAGCTGGAATCGGACTTGACAACACACTCCTCGTTGTTGCACAAACAGGCGTGTTCATATACAGTATGTTCTCCATAATAGGAAACTGCTTCACCTCCAAAGGTTCCATAACAATCAGCCTCTTAGCCGAAATATTTTCGTTTCTTCAAACCAGTCTTCAGACGATTTTCGTCCTAGATTCATGGTGGAGAAGGTGTAGCGATACTGAACAAAGCTTGGAAAAACCCGGCAGAGAACTGATAACCTTCCTTATTATTTCTAATATGGCGTTGTGGACAATCAACAGTTTGGAGAAGAATAAAGCAGAATTCAATCCAGATCAGATTGCATTTTTCGGTGACTGGGCTTGGACTATTATAACCCATATATCCATGCCCTTAGCCATATTTTATAGGTTCCATTCAACTATCTGTCTTTTCGAAATTTGGAAGAATGCTTATAAATTAAAATCGAATATAAATGCACCTGTGATAACTATAAACTGA
- the LOC123310164 gene encoding proton channel OtopLc isoform X2, whose translation MDTLREENSPPNIESQTMNFLAMEQNHHRLAVDNDRQSSLPTSRRPSAILAALRRPSQAFALSAVQAFMSQRRNMAGLLNNHGNHPSTNDYEKEDIILNKEQGNDAVTTILSAFYAKLLVVLGMAFPITEILSKEVTTSFYQGFYLYLYVGSISFLIVIYTTVAKEKAVNSLLNSFQNNANMESNSVRISSNQSKRYGSFYLRLGAIAFGIGSMVYSGLEFVRYFEAKHYAKCDTNVLHAITPAARTLLTLLQMQFIFLSSKDLELRKIKNVARFGLMHMIATDLCEWLYVLVEETKHEMIHLAEQYNDTETLIHEKFCQEELVTGSLVMNSSPFLFPCTIEYSLICAVILFEMWKKMRTFTPRKSVRTSEKKSNTQKEQNTYLFNNLGGSPVNSENHITVDCSSAHKGLFAGIMVIVFTIISLIMFFVLTQDHTNSMEAKRRHILAQVEVNSVELVLYVITILATIVAMVRMRAMKYERKLKAEGQAGIGLDNTLLVVAQTGVFIYSMFSIIGNCFTSKGSITISLLAEIFSFLQTSLQTIFVLDSWWRRCSDTEQSLEKPGRELITFLIISNMALWTINSLEKNKAEFNPDQIAFFGDWAWTIITHISMPLAIFYRFHSTICLFEIWKNAYKLKSNINAPVITIN comes from the exons tccacCAAATATCGAAAGTCAAACTATGAATTTTCTGGCCATGGAACAGAATCATCATAGGTTGGCCGTGGATAACGACAGACAGAGTTCCTTACCTACATCGAGAAGGCCGTCTGCTATACTTGCCGCTCTCAGAAGACCCTCACAAGCATTCGCTTTATCAGCTGTACAGGCATTCATGAGccagaggagaaatatggcggG ATTACTCAACAATCATGGAAATCATCCAAGCACCAATGATTATGAAAAAGAGGATATAATACTCAATAAAGAACAAGGAAA CGATGCCGTGACAACGATCCTATCAGCTTTCTACGCTAAGCTACTTGTCGTATTGGGGATGGCTTTTCCAATCACCGAAATATTATCGAAAGAAGTCACCACATCCTTCTACCAAGGGTTTTACCTGTATCTCTACGTAGGAAGCATAAGTTTTCTGATTGTTATCTACACAACGGTGGCTAAGGAGAAGGCTGTCAACTCTTTGTTGAATTCTTTTC AAAACAACGCTAATATGGAAAGTAACTCAGTGAGGATCAGTTCCAATCAATCGAAAAGGTATGGAAGTTTTTATCTCCGCTTAGGTGCCATTG CTTTCGGCATCGGAAGCATGGTATACTCTGGACTCGAGTTTGTGAGATACTTCGAAGCAAAACACTATGCCAAATGCGATACGAACGTTTTACATGCCATCACTCCAGCCGCAAGAACCCTTTTAACTCTCTTGCAAATGCAGTTCATTTTTCTCAGCAGTAAg GACTTAGAGttgcgaaaaataaaaaatgtggcGAGATTTGGACTAATGCACATGATTGCCACTGACCTCTGCGAATGGTTGTACGTGTTGGTTGAAGAGACCAAGCATGAGATGATCCATTTAGCAG AGCAATATAACGACACCGAGACTTTGATACATGAGAAATTCTGCCAGGAGGAATTAGTCACAGGATCTCTTGTTATGAATTCCAGCCCATTTCTCTTTCCATGCACAATTGAGTATAGTCTGATATGCGCCGTTATTCTCTTCGAGATGTGGAAGAAAATGAGGACCTTCACGCCGAGAAAATCAGTTAGGACATCCGAAAAGAAGAGTAACACACAGAAGGAGCAGAATACTTATTTGTTCA ATAATCTTGGAGGAAGTCCTGTGAACTCTGAAAACCATATTACAGTAGACTGCAGCAGCGCTCATAAAGGTCTTTTCGCTGGTATCATGGTCATAGTTTTCACCATTATATCACTAATAATGTTTTTTGTCCTCACTCAAGACCACACTAACTCGATGGAAGCAAAAAGAAGGCACATTCTTGCTCAGGTTGAGGTAAACTCTGTGGAACTAGTTCTATACGTGATTACGATATTAGCAACCATAGTTGCAATGGTTCGTATGAGAGCAATGAAGTACGAGAGAAAACTGAAGG ctGAAGGACAAGCTGGAATCGGACTTGACAACACACTCCTCGTTGTTGCACAAACAGGCGTGTTCATATACAGTATGTTCTCCATAATAGGAAACTGCTTCACCTCCAAAGGTTCCATAACAATCAGCCTCTTAGCCGAAATATTTTCGTTTCTTCAAACCAGTCTTCAGACGATTTTCGTCCTAGATTCATGGTGGAGAAGGTGTAGCGATACTGAACAAAGCTTGGAAAAACCCGGCAGAGAACTGATAACCTTCCTTATTATTTCTAATATGGCGTTGTGGACAATCAACAGTTTGGAGAAGAATAAAGCAGAATTCAATCCAGATCAGATTGCATTTTTCGGTGACTGGGCTTGGACTATTATAACCCATATATCCATGCCCTTAGCCATATTTTATAGGTTCCATTCAACTATCTGTCTTTTCGAAATTTGGAAGAATGCTTATAAATTAAAATCGAATATAAATGCACCTGTGATAACTATAAACTGA
- the LOC123310164 gene encoding proton channel OtopLc isoform X1, translated as MYPSNDHGINLSPPNIESQTMNFLAMEQNHHRLAVDNDRQSSLPTSRRPSAILAALRRPSQAFALSAVQAFMSQRRNMAGLLNNHGNHPSTNDYEKEDIILNKEQGNDAVTTILSAFYAKLLVVLGMAFPITEILSKEVTTSFYQGFYLYLYVGSISFLIVIYTTVAKEKAVNSLLNSFQNNANMESNSVRISSNQSKRYGSFYLRLGAIAFGIGSMVYSGLEFVRYFEAKHYAKCDTNVLHAITPAARTLLTLLQMQFIFLSSKDLELRKIKNVARFGLMHMIATDLCEWLYVLVEETKHEMIHLAEQYNDTETLIHEKFCQEELVTGSLVMNSSPFLFPCTIEYSLICAVILFEMWKKMRTFTPRKSVRTSEKKSNTQKEQNTYLFNNLGGSPVNSENHITVDCSSAHKGLFAGIMVIVFTIISLIMFFVLTQDHTNSMEAKRRHILAQVEVNSVELVLYVITILATIVAMVRMRAMKYERKLKAEGQAGIGLDNTLLVVAQTGVFIYSMFSIIGNCFTSKGSITISLLAEIFSFLQTSLQTIFVLDSWWRRCSDTEQSLEKPGRELITFLIISNMALWTINSLEKNKAEFNPDQIAFFGDWAWTIITHISMPLAIFYRFHSTICLFEIWKNAYKLKSNINAPVITIN; from the exons ATGTATCCTTCGAATGATCACGGAATAAATCTAAG tccacCAAATATCGAAAGTCAAACTATGAATTTTCTGGCCATGGAACAGAATCATCATAGGTTGGCCGTGGATAACGACAGACAGAGTTCCTTACCTACATCGAGAAGGCCGTCTGCTATACTTGCCGCTCTCAGAAGACCCTCACAAGCATTCGCTTTATCAGCTGTACAGGCATTCATGAGccagaggagaaatatggcggG ATTACTCAACAATCATGGAAATCATCCAAGCACCAATGATTATGAAAAAGAGGATATAATACTCAATAAAGAACAAGGAAA CGATGCCGTGACAACGATCCTATCAGCTTTCTACGCTAAGCTACTTGTCGTATTGGGGATGGCTTTTCCAATCACCGAAATATTATCGAAAGAAGTCACCACATCCTTCTACCAAGGGTTTTACCTGTATCTCTACGTAGGAAGCATAAGTTTTCTGATTGTTATCTACACAACGGTGGCTAAGGAGAAGGCTGTCAACTCTTTGTTGAATTCTTTTC AAAACAACGCTAATATGGAAAGTAACTCAGTGAGGATCAGTTCCAATCAATCGAAAAGGTATGGAAGTTTTTATCTCCGCTTAGGTGCCATTG CTTTCGGCATCGGAAGCATGGTATACTCTGGACTCGAGTTTGTGAGATACTTCGAAGCAAAACACTATGCCAAATGCGATACGAACGTTTTACATGCCATCACTCCAGCCGCAAGAACCCTTTTAACTCTCTTGCAAATGCAGTTCATTTTTCTCAGCAGTAAg GACTTAGAGttgcgaaaaataaaaaatgtggcGAGATTTGGACTAATGCACATGATTGCCACTGACCTCTGCGAATGGTTGTACGTGTTGGTTGAAGAGACCAAGCATGAGATGATCCATTTAGCAG AGCAATATAACGACACCGAGACTTTGATACATGAGAAATTCTGCCAGGAGGAATTAGTCACAGGATCTCTTGTTATGAATTCCAGCCCATTTCTCTTTCCATGCACAATTGAGTATAGTCTGATATGCGCCGTTATTCTCTTCGAGATGTGGAAGAAAATGAGGACCTTCACGCCGAGAAAATCAGTTAGGACATCCGAAAAGAAGAGTAACACACAGAAGGAGCAGAATACTTATTTGTTCA ATAATCTTGGAGGAAGTCCTGTGAACTCTGAAAACCATATTACAGTAGACTGCAGCAGCGCTCATAAAGGTCTTTTCGCTGGTATCATGGTCATAGTTTTCACCATTATATCACTAATAATGTTTTTTGTCCTCACTCAAGACCACACTAACTCGATGGAAGCAAAAAGAAGGCACATTCTTGCTCAGGTTGAGGTAAACTCTGTGGAACTAGTTCTATACGTGATTACGATATTAGCAACCATAGTTGCAATGGTTCGTATGAGAGCAATGAAGTACGAGAGAAAACTGAAGG ctGAAGGACAAGCTGGAATCGGACTTGACAACACACTCCTCGTTGTTGCACAAACAGGCGTGTTCATATACAGTATGTTCTCCATAATAGGAAACTGCTTCACCTCCAAAGGTTCCATAACAATCAGCCTCTTAGCCGAAATATTTTCGTTTCTTCAAACCAGTCTTCAGACGATTTTCGTCCTAGATTCATGGTGGAGAAGGTGTAGCGATACTGAACAAAGCTTGGAAAAACCCGGCAGAGAACTGATAACCTTCCTTATTATTTCTAATATGGCGTTGTGGACAATCAACAGTTTGGAGAAGAATAAAGCAGAATTCAATCCAGATCAGATTGCATTTTTCGGTGACTGGGCTTGGACTATTATAACCCATATATCCATGCCCTTAGCCATATTTTATAGGTTCCATTCAACTATCTGTCTTTTCGAAATTTGGAAGAATGCTTATAAATTAAAATCGAATATAAATGCACCTGTGATAACTATAAACTGA